In Rhizobium sp. N324, a single genomic region encodes these proteins:
- a CDS encoding antibiotic biosynthesis monooxygenase family protein: MSIAALPEPPYYMVSFSSQRTKVDDGYGEMGYAMTELAKLQPGYLGFESARGADGFGILISYWKDEESIRAWKSIVDHIEAQNRGRSDWYTRYEIRVGLVERAYGFNIEEA, translated from the coding sequence ATGTCCATCGCCGCTTTACCCGAACCGCCCTATTACATGGTCAGTTTTTCCTCTCAACGAACCAAGGTCGACGATGGCTATGGCGAGATGGGATATGCGATGACGGAACTCGCAAAACTGCAGCCCGGATATCTCGGCTTCGAAAGCGCGCGCGGCGCGGACGGTTTCGGCATACTCATTTCCTATTGGAAGGATGAGGAGAGCATTCGAGCCTGGAAATCCATCGTCGACCATATCGAGGCACAAAATCGTGGTCGGTCGGATTGGTACACCCGCTACGAAATTCGCGTTGGGCTCGTCGAGCGAGCCTATGGCTTCAACATTGAAGAGGCGTGA
- a CDS encoding DMT family transporter, producing MDRMASGWINGFIGVVIFSGSLPATRVAVMQFDPVFLTVARAAIAGILALGLLIVFREKRPSRRDILSLAVVALGVVVGFPLLTALALQHVTSAHSIVFIGLLPLSTAIFGVIRGGERPKPAFWLFSILGSALVAGFALMQDLTASPGGDLLMLAAIVVCGLGYAEGGRLSRTLGGWQVISWALVLSLPLMVAVAFFHRPATFSGVETPALIGLAYVSLFSMLIGFIFWYRGLSQGGIAAVGQLQLLQPFFGLALAATLLHESVTWSMLVVTVAVILCVAGAKRFAR from the coding sequence ATGGACCGCATGGCATCGGGATGGATCAATGGCTTTATCGGGGTGGTGATCTTCAGCGGATCGCTGCCGGCCACCCGCGTGGCGGTGATGCAGTTCGATCCCGTCTTCTTGACCGTTGCGCGCGCGGCGATTGCCGGCATTCTGGCGCTCGGCCTGCTGATCGTTTTCAGAGAGAAGCGGCCGAGCCGGCGCGATATCCTTTCCCTTGCCGTCGTTGCCCTCGGGGTCGTGGTCGGTTTCCCGCTGCTGACGGCGCTGGCGCTGCAGCACGTCACCTCGGCGCATTCCATCGTCTTCATCGGCCTGCTGCCGCTCTCGACGGCGATCTTCGGCGTGATCCGCGGCGGAGAACGGCCGAAGCCGGCTTTCTGGTTGTTCTCCATTCTTGGTAGCGCATTGGTGGCGGGCTTCGCATTGATGCAGGACCTGACAGCGTCACCGGGCGGTGACCTTCTGATGCTGGCGGCGATCGTCGTCTGCGGCCTCGGTTATGCCGAGGGCGGCCGGCTTTCGCGCACGCTCGGCGGCTGGCAGGTGATTTCCTGGGCGCTGGTTCTGTCGCTGCCGCTTATGGTCGCCGTCGCGTTTTTCCATCGGCCGGCGACATTCTCCGGCGTCGAGACGCCGGCGCTGATCGGCCTTGCCTATGTCTCGCTGTTTTCCATGCTGATCGGCTTCATCTTCTGGTATCGCGGCCTCTCGCAAGGCGGCATCGCCGCCGTCGGTCAGCTGCAGCTGCTCCAGCCGTTCTTCGGCCTGGCGCTCGCCGCCACGCTGCTGCACGAGTCTGTGACGTGGAGCATGCTTGTGGTGACGGTTGCCGTTATTCTGTGTGTCGCCGGTGCAAAGAGGTTTGCGCGGTAG
- a CDS encoding aminotransferase-like domain-containing protein, translated as MVQEAVQMDEARTRVETVIATIRQRIAGRSLTPGAKLPSVRGLAATLKLSTSTVVDAYERLVAEGAILARPGSGFYVANQAAPFALAEAGPKLDRAVDPFWISRQSLEAGENDLKPGCGWLPPSWLPAEGMRRGLRTLARADGPALADYGSPLGLPPLRQLISRRMGERGIEASPDQIMLADSGTQAIDLLCRFLLEPGDTVLVDDPCYFNFHALLRAHRAKIVGVPYTPSGPDIELFAQVVAEHRPRLYITNSAIHNPTGATLSPVTAHRLLKLADQHDLTIIEDDIFADFEYAPAPRLAAFDGLERVIHIGSFSKTLSASARCGFVAAKPEWIDGLIDLKIATSFGGGRLTAELVLNVLSDGSYRKHVETLRQRLARAMGEVSARLKSLGIVPWLEPHAGMFLWCRLPDAIDAADVARAALERKIVLAPGNAFSLSQTATNFMRFNVSQTVDARVFEVLGDVLGRRGT; from the coding sequence ATGGTTCAGGAAGCAGTACAGATGGACGAAGCACGTACACGCGTGGAGACGGTCATTGCAACGATCCGGCAGCGCATCGCCGGCCGCAGCTTGACGCCCGGCGCAAAGCTGCCCTCTGTGCGGGGTCTGGCGGCGACATTGAAGCTGTCGACCTCGACCGTGGTCGACGCCTATGAGCGCCTCGTCGCCGAAGGCGCGATCCTGGCAAGGCCGGGCTCGGGATTCTACGTCGCCAACCAGGCAGCCCCCTTTGCCCTTGCCGAGGCCGGGCCGAAGCTCGACCGCGCCGTCGATCCGTTCTGGATATCGCGGCAATCGCTGGAGGCCGGCGAGAATGACCTGAAGCCCGGCTGCGGCTGGCTGCCGCCCTCCTGGCTTCCTGCGGAAGGCATGCGCCGTGGCCTGAGGACGCTTGCCCGCGCCGATGGGCCGGCGCTCGCCGACTACGGTTCCCCCCTTGGACTGCCGCCGCTGCGCCAGCTGATTTCGCGGCGCATGGGCGAACGGGGGATCGAAGCCTCCCCCGACCAGATCATGCTGGCCGATTCCGGCACCCAGGCAATCGATCTGCTCTGTCGTTTCCTGCTGGAGCCTGGCGACACGGTGCTGGTCGACGACCCCTGCTATTTCAATTTTCACGCGCTGCTGCGCGCCCATCGGGCAAAGATCGTTGGTGTCCCCTACACCCCGTCCGGTCCCGATATCGAGCTGTTTGCCCAAGTCGTCGCCGAACACCGGCCGCGGCTCTACATCACCAACTCCGCCATCCATAATCCGACGGGCGCCACGCTTTCCCCGGTGACGGCCCACCGGCTTTTGAAGCTTGCCGATCAGCACGATCTGACCATCATCGAGGACGATATCTTCGCCGATTTCGAATATGCGCCGGCGCCGCGCCTCGCCGCCTTCGACGGGCTCGAGCGGGTCATCCACATCGGCAGCTTCTCGAAAACCCTGTCGGCCTCGGCCCGCTGCGGTTTCGTCGCCGCCAAACCGGAATGGATCGATGGCCTGATCGATCTCAAGATCGCCACCTCCTTCGGCGGCGGCCGGTTGACCGCGGAATTGGTGCTGAACGTCTTGAGCGACGGCAGCTACCGCAAACACGTGGAGACACTGAGACAGCGGCTCGCCCGGGCGATGGGCGAGGTGTCGGCTCGGCTGAAGAGTCTCGGGATCGTGCCCTGGTTGGAACCGCATGCCGGCATGTTCCTCTGGTGCCGCCTGCCCGACGCCATCGATGCGGCCGACGTGGCGCGCGCCGCGCTGGAAAGGAAGATCGTGCTGGCCCCCGGCAACGCCTTCAGCCTGTCGCAAACGGCGACGAATTTCATGCGCTTCAATGTGTCGCAGACGGTGGATGCGCGGGTGTTCGAGGTGCTGGGGGATGTGTTGGGGAGGCGGGGGACTTGA
- a CDS encoding response regulator: MVTVLCIEDEVEIRNLLVEELNEAGYRTLEASNGAEGLEMILSKWPDIVISDISMPVMDGHQLLAEIQINHPELSNIPFILLTALTDRENTLAGLRAGAADYLTKPLDFDLLLAKLEGCVTRLENDKAVNRSF; the protein is encoded by the coding sequence ATGGTTACAGTCCTGTGCATAGAAGATGAAGTCGAGATCAGGAACCTCCTCGTCGAAGAGTTGAACGAAGCCGGCTACAGGACGCTCGAGGCTTCGAACGGCGCCGAAGGGCTGGAGATGATCCTGTCGAAATGGCCCGACATCGTCATCAGCGATATTTCGATGCCGGTCATGGACGGCCACCAGCTGCTGGCCGAAATTCAGATCAACCACCCCGAACTCTCAAACATCCCCTTCATCCTGCTGACGGCCCTGACCGACCGGGAAAACACACTCGCCGGCCTTCGCGCCGGGGCGGCGGACTACCTGACCAAGCCGCTCGACTTCGATCTGCTGCTCGCCAAGCTCGAAGGCTGCGTGACGCGGCTGGAGAACGACAAGGCGGTCAATCGGTCGTTTTGA
- a CDS encoding sensor histidine kinase: protein MRVNFSAAGAVKRLQILKVRLTSHITFVLVTLTSAAAVLLCGFAWLAAVKVDDLSLRRQADFVAQGLEEQIAALPREQESVAKWDDAFLYAKQRNHEWLLDNVGQWTSRYFGHDRTYIFDDSNRLMFAFRDGADAMPPRLGSDDGQEMTALAGEMRAVLVEQAQRTGTKPLGQLATVRTIIIGNRPAIASARPILPSSARMQVEPGQEFIAVSVKFIDGKAAESIAHHARLEGLHFAPTKGEDVRAQVPVLSHDGGTIGYLVWPPILPGFMLLQQIAPAGLGCLALLIAVVFWLGRGLHRTSLTLLGSQAELTHHRNHLEEMVADRTAEIERQREELDRLLAHERQVNALQRQFVAMASHEFRTPLAIIDAAAQRLCRSTTNVSGDYVHEKAGVIRSAVVRMVDLMESILASGRLETGQITLKRSEGDLKALLVTCCDRQRQLSRSHMFHLDLEPIPDRLTFDRSAMEQVFTNLISNAVKYSPNAPDIHVRARVDEKTVEISIADSGIGMDADDLPKLFQPYYRARSATGIAGTGIGLNVVKQVVELHGGTVGLTSELGKGTSFTILLPIEFLSADKHVAA, encoded by the coding sequence TTGCGTGTCAATTTCTCGGCAGCGGGCGCCGTCAAAAGGTTGCAAATATTGAAGGTCAGGCTAACATCCCACATTACATTCGTGTTGGTGACGCTCACCAGTGCTGCGGCTGTGTTGCTGTGCGGATTTGCCTGGCTCGCCGCCGTGAAGGTCGACGATCTCTCGTTGCGCCGGCAGGCAGACTTTGTCGCCCAAGGATTGGAAGAGCAGATCGCAGCGCTTCCCCGGGAACAGGAAAGCGTTGCCAAATGGGACGACGCCTTCCTTTATGCCAAGCAGCGGAACCATGAATGGCTGCTCGACAATGTCGGCCAATGGACCAGCCGGTATTTCGGGCATGACCGGACCTATATCTTCGACGACAGCAATCGCCTGATGTTTGCGTTTCGCGACGGAGCGGATGCCATGCCGCCGCGGCTTGGCAGCGACGACGGCCAGGAAATGACCGCTCTCGCCGGAGAGATGCGCGCAGTTCTTGTCGAGCAGGCTCAAAGGACCGGCACTAAACCGCTTGGCCAGCTGGCGACGGTGCGCACGATCATAATCGGCAACAGGCCGGCGATCGCCAGCGCGCGGCCCATTCTGCCGAGCTCGGCCAGAATGCAGGTCGAGCCGGGCCAGGAGTTCATCGCCGTCTCGGTCAAGTTCATCGATGGAAAGGCCGCCGAAAGCATCGCCCATCATGCACGGCTCGAAGGGTTGCATTTCGCGCCGACGAAAGGCGAGGACGTGCGGGCCCAAGTGCCGGTCTTGTCCCATGATGGCGGCACGATCGGCTATCTCGTATGGCCGCCGATCCTGCCCGGATTCATGCTGCTTCAACAGATCGCGCCGGCGGGACTTGGCTGCCTGGCGCTGCTGATCGCTGTCGTCTTCTGGCTCGGGCGCGGTCTGCATCGCACCTCGCTGACCCTGCTGGGCAGCCAGGCTGAGCTTACCCACCACCGCAATCATCTGGAAGAAATGGTGGCCGATCGCACGGCCGAGATCGAACGGCAGCGGGAGGAACTCGACCGGCTGCTGGCGCACGAACGCCAGGTGAATGCGCTGCAGCGCCAGTTCGTCGCCATGGCGTCGCACGAGTTTCGCACGCCGCTCGCAATCATCGACGCCGCCGCCCAGCGGCTCTGCCGCTCGACCACCAATGTCAGCGGCGATTATGTTCACGAAAAGGCCGGCGTGATCCGCAGCGCGGTGGTGCGCATGGTCGATCTGATGGAGAGCATCCTCGCCAGTGGCCGGCTCGAAACCGGACAGATTACGCTGAAGCGGAGCGAAGGTGATCTGAAAGCCTTGCTGGTGACGTGCTGCGACAGACAGCGCCAACTCAGCCGCTCGCATATGTTCCATCTCGATCTCGAGCCCATACCCGATCGTTTGACCTTCGATCGCAGCGCGATGGAACAGGTCTTCACCAACCTGATTTCGAATGCCGTCAAATATTCGCCCAATGCGCCTGATATCCATGTTCGCGCCCGGGTTGATGAAAAGACGGTGGAGATCTCGATCGCCGACAGCGGCATCGGCATGGATGCGGACGATCTGCCGAAGCTCTTCCAGCCCTATTATCGCGCCCGCAGCGCCACGGGCATTGCCGGAACCGGCATCGGCCTCAACGTCGTCAAGCAGGTCGTGGAACTGCATGGCGGCACCGTCGGGCTTACGAGCGAACTCGGCAAGGGCACATCATTTACCATTCTTCTGCCAATAGAGTTTCTATCGGCAGACAAACACGTTGCAGCTTAG
- a CDS encoding Vgb family protein — MKKSAANILREYGPFPGAERVNGVTFDGEHVWFASGDRLNALDPASGEVVRSIEVASHAGTAFDGEFLYQIAEDVIHKIDPKTGRILSTIPAPGNGGDSGLAWAEGTLWVGQHRGRRIHQIDPETGKILRTIESNRVVTGVTWIDGQLWHGTWEGDDSDVRRIDPETGEVLERLDMPEGTGVSGLESDGADRFFCGGGGSGKIRAVRRPE, encoded by the coding sequence ATGAAGAAATCGGCTGCGAATATCCTGCGTGAATATGGACCCTTTCCCGGCGCCGAGCGCGTCAACGGTGTCACCTTCGACGGCGAGCACGTCTGGTTTGCCTCAGGCGACCGGTTGAACGCGCTCGATCCCGCAAGCGGCGAGGTGGTACGCTCGATCGAGGTCGCGTCGCACGCGGGGACGGCTTTCGACGGCGAATTCCTTTATCAGATCGCCGAGGATGTCATTCACAAGATCGACCCGAAGACTGGCCGTATCCTTTCCACCATTCCCGCACCCGGCAATGGCGGCGATTCCGGCCTTGCCTGGGCCGAGGGCACGCTCTGGGTCGGCCAGCACCGCGGCCGCAGGATCCATCAGATCGACCCGGAAACCGGCAAGATCCTGCGCACCATCGAATCCAACCGCGTCGTGACAGGCGTCACCTGGATCGACGGCCAGCTCTGGCACGGCACCTGGGAGGGCGACGACAGCGACGTCAGGCGCATCGACCCCGAAACAGGGGAGGTGCTGGAGCGACTCGACATGCCCGAAGGCACCGGCGTCTCCGGCCTTGAATCCGACGGCGCCGACCGCTTCTTCTGCGGAGGCGGCGGCAGCGGCAAGATCCGCGCGGTGCGCCGGCCGGAGTGA
- a CDS encoding DUF899 domain-containing protein, giving the protein MTAQLNATRQQWLAARLDLLEEEKELTRRSDALAVKRQQLPRVGIDKEYSFDTEGGNISLKDLFGGRSQLLVYHFMFGPDYTAGCPSCSSIADGFNGVFVHLENHDVAFWAVSRAPLAKLQTFKQRMGWSFPWASSFGSDFNGDFSVWFSAEDQRRGDIEYNYRREPPAPEPLAGKTVQEWQSSGGEGPVGQIASMTGTDVMTYTRDRPGVSAFELIDDAVYHSYSSYARGLDGLWGMYQWLDRAPKGRNETGIWWRHHDRYGKE; this is encoded by the coding sequence ATGACGGCACAGCTCAACGCAACACGCCAGCAATGGCTGGCAGCCAGGCTCGATCTGCTCGAGGAGGAGAAGGAATTGACGCGGCGGAGCGACGCGCTGGCGGTCAAGCGCCAGCAATTGCCGCGTGTCGGGATCGATAAGGAATACAGCTTCGACACTGAAGGCGGCAACATCTCGCTGAAAGACCTCTTCGGCGGCCGTTCACAGCTTCTCGTCTATCACTTCATGTTCGGGCCTGATTATACCGCCGGATGCCCGTCCTGCTCCTCGATCGCCGACGGTTTCAACGGCGTCTTCGTTCATCTCGAAAACCACGATGTCGCCTTTTGGGCGGTGTCGCGCGCGCCGCTCGCGAAGCTTCAGACTTTCAAACAGCGCATGGGCTGGAGCTTCCCCTGGGCCTCGTCCTTCGGCAGCGATTTCAACGGCGATTTCAGCGTCTGGTTCAGCGCCGAAGATCAGCGCCGGGGCGATATAGAATACAACTACCGGCGTGAGCCGCCCGCCCCTGAACCGCTTGCTGGTAAAACAGTGCAGGAATGGCAGTCGAGCGGCGGCGAAGGTCCGGTCGGCCAAATCGCATCCATGACCGGCACCGACGTCATGACTTATACCCGCGACCGGCCCGGAGTCAGCGCCTTCGAGCTTATCGACGACGCCGTCTACCACAGTTATTCCAGCTATGCCCGCGGGCTCGACGGGCTCTGGGGCATGTACCAATGGCTCGACCGCGCACCCAAGGGCCGCAACGAAACCGGCATCTGGTGGCGCCATCACGACCGCTACGGCAAGGAGTAA